In the Kribbella sp. NBC_00482 genome, one interval contains:
- a CDS encoding cobalamin biosynthesis protein → MSRAIGLLLGFAADRLVGDPRRFHPVAGFGQTAAGLEKRLYADSRLNGAVYTAVLVGSTTVLGLAAERLTRRHPILHTAVTAAATWTVLGARSLEREADTMAALLEEKDIPAARDRLSHLCARDATDLEADELARATVESLAENTSDACVAPLLWGGVLGVPGLLAYRAANTLDAMVGYKSPKYLNFGWAAARLDDVLNLLPARVCALLTGLAAGRVQETTRVWRRDAPKHPSPNAGPVEAAFAGALGLTLGGTNSYGTYAEDRGTLGDGPAPTVADVRRTAALARRVGMAAAGVAAVVAVLAKGKRWG, encoded by the coding sequence GTGTCACGGGCAATCGGTCTCCTTCTCGGCTTCGCGGCCGACCGGCTCGTCGGCGATCCGCGTCGCTTCCATCCGGTCGCTGGCTTCGGTCAGACCGCCGCCGGCCTCGAGAAGCGCCTGTACGCCGATTCGCGGCTCAACGGCGCTGTCTACACAGCCGTTCTCGTCGGAAGCACAACTGTCCTGGGCCTCGCGGCGGAGCGGCTCACCCGCCGGCATCCGATCCTGCACACCGCAGTCACCGCGGCCGCGACCTGGACCGTTCTCGGCGCGCGCAGCCTCGAGCGCGAGGCCGACACGATGGCTGCGTTGCTGGAGGAGAAGGACATTCCGGCGGCACGTGACCGGCTCAGCCATCTGTGCGCTCGCGACGCGACCGACCTCGAGGCTGACGAACTGGCCCGCGCGACTGTCGAGTCGCTCGCGGAGAACACGTCGGACGCGTGTGTGGCGCCGCTGCTCTGGGGCGGGGTCCTCGGCGTCCCCGGTCTCCTCGCGTACCGCGCGGCGAACACGCTGGACGCGATGGTCGGCTACAAGTCGCCGAAGTACCTGAACTTCGGTTGGGCGGCGGCGCGGTTGGACGACGTACTCAATCTGCTACCGGCGCGCGTGTGCGCGTTGCTGACCGGCCTCGCGGCGGGTCGGGTGCAGGAGACGACGCGGGTCTGGCGGCGGGATGCGCCGAAGCATCCGAGTCCGAACGCCGGGCCGGTCGAGGCCGCGTTCGCTGGGGCGCTCGGGCTGACCCTCGGCGGTACGAACAGCTACGGGACCTACGCGGAGGATCGCGGCACGCTGGGAGACGGTCCGGCGCCGACGGTCGCCGATGTCCGGCGTACGGCGGCCCTCGCGCGGCGGGTCGGGATGGCGGCGGCCGGCGTTGCTGCGGTCGTTGCGGTGCTAGCGAAGGGGA